GGCGTATCGCTATATATTTCCGTATACAGCGATTGCGCCCGTGTGTCGGCGTTATCACCACCAGAGCACCAACCCGCCGATCACGGAGTTCTTGCATGACCTTGGCTGCCACACGCTTCGCCCCTGCCTGCCTCGTCTCATTCCTTGCATATTTCAGCATTGGCGCCGCGCAGGCTGACGAAGTGCAAGTGGCGGTCGCCGCCAATTTCACCGCGCCCATCCAGGCCATCGCTGCCGACTTCGAAAAAGACACCGGCCACAAACTGGTCGCCGCCTATGGTGCAACCGGCCAGTTTTATACTCAGATCAAGAACGGCGCGCCCTTTGAAGTGTTCCTCGCTGCTGACGACAGCACTCCGGCAAAACTTGAGCAGGAAGGCGAAACCGTCAAAGGCTCGCGCTTCACCTACGCCGTCGGGACGCTGGCGCTGTGGTCAGCGAAAGAAGGCTATGTGGATGCGCAAGGCGAGGTACTGAAAAACAACCAATACCAACACCTTTCGATCGCCAATCCGAAAGCCGCGCCGTACGGCCTCGCTGCCACTCAGGTGCTGGAGAAACTCAAACTGACCGACGCTACCAAAGCAAAAATCGTCGAAGGCCAGAACATCACCCAGGCTTACCAATTCGTTTCCACCGGCAACGCCGAACTGGGCTTTGTCGCGCTGTCGCAAATCTACAAGGACGGCAAAGTCAGCAGTGGTTCGGCGTGGATTGTCCCGGCGGAGCTGCATGATCCGATCAAACAGGACGCGGTGATCCTGAACAAAGGCAAGAACAGCGCCGCCGCCAAGGCTCTGGTTGATTACCTCCAAAGCCCGAAAGCCGCGGCAGTGATCAAATCTTTCGGGTATCAACTGTAAATGTCGCTGACCAGTGCCGACTTCGCCGCCATCTGGCTGACCCTGAAACTGGCGTCGCTGACGACCGTGATCCTGCTGGTAATAGGCACGCCGATCGCCTTATGGCTGTCGCGCACATCGTCGTGGATGCGCGGCCCGATTGGCGCCATCGTCGCCCTGCCGCTGGTGTTGCCGCCGACGGTGATCGGCTTTTATCTGTTGCTGGCACTGGGGCCGCACGGGTTTCTAGGTCAGTTCACCCAGTGGCTCGGCTTGGGCACGTTGACGTTCAGCTTCACCGGACTAGTGATCGGCTCGGTGATCTACTCCCTGCCGTTCGTGGTGCAACCGTTGCAGAATGCCTTTTCGGCGATCGGCACCCGACCGCTGGAAGTCGCTGCGACGTTGCGCGCCAATCCCTGGGACACTTTCTTCAGCGTGATCCTGCCGCTGGCGCGCCCCGGCTTCATCACTGCCGCGATCCTTGGATTCGCTCACACCGTCGGTGAATTCGGTGTGGTACTGATGATCGGCGGCAACATTCCCGACAAGACCCGCGTGGTCTCGGTGCAGATCTACGACCACGTTGAGGCGCTGGAATATGCCCAGGCGCACTGGCTGTCCGGGGCGATGCTGGTGTTCTCGTT
This genomic interval from Pseudomonas koreensis contains the following:
- the modB gene encoding molybdate ABC transporter permease subunit; protein product: MSLTSADFAAIWLTLKLASLTTVILLVIGTPIALWLSRTSSWMRGPIGAIVALPLVLPPTVIGFYLLLALGPHGFLGQFTQWLGLGTLTFSFTGLVIGSVIYSLPFVVQPLQNAFSAIGTRPLEVAATLRANPWDTFFSVILPLARPGFITAAILGFAHTVGEFGVVLMIGGNIPDKTRVVSVQIYDHVEALEYAQAHWLSGAMLVFSFLVLLALYSSRKTRADWS
- the modA gene encoding molybdate ABC transporter substrate-binding protein; translation: MTLAATRFAPACLVSFLAYFSIGAAQADEVQVAVAANFTAPIQAIAADFEKDTGHKLVAAYGATGQFYTQIKNGAPFEVFLAADDSTPAKLEQEGETVKGSRFTYAVGTLALWSAKEGYVDAQGEVLKNNQYQHLSIANPKAAPYGLAATQVLEKLKLTDATKAKIVEGQNITQAYQFVSTGNAELGFVALSQIYKDGKVSSGSAWIVPAELHDPIKQDAVILNKGKNSAAAKALVDYLQSPKAAAVIKSFGYQL